The following proteins come from a genomic window of Pseudomonas sp. MAG733B:
- a CDS encoding 1-acylglycerol-3-phosphate O-acyltransferase, with translation MLFALRMSLMGLHFILAGVLGVILGLCRPFNPDNSRLCARLYAWPAMCILRLRVKADVGPLMNKPDSCVIIANHQSNYDLFVFGNVVPRRTVCIGKKSLKWVPLFGQLFWLAGNVLIDRGNAQKARQSMLTTTHTLQNEDTSIWVFPEGTRNMGEELLPFKKGAFQMAIAAGVPIVPVCVSSYVKHMRLNRWRSGKILIRSLPAIPTVGLSLDDMPMLIAQCREQMRECIASMDRQLQTA, from the coding sequence ATGCTGTTTGCTTTACGTATGTCATTGATGGGCCTGCACTTTATTCTGGCAGGTGTACTGGGCGTGATTCTCGGCCTGTGCCGCCCGTTCAATCCGGACAACAGTCGTTTGTGCGCACGCCTCTACGCGTGGCCAGCCATGTGCATTTTGCGTTTGCGCGTGAAGGCCGATGTCGGACCGTTGATGAATAAGCCCGACAGTTGCGTGATCATCGCCAACCACCAGTCCAACTACGATCTGTTTGTATTCGGCAACGTCGTGCCCCGCCGCACCGTGTGTATCGGCAAGAAGAGCCTGAAGTGGGTGCCACTGTTCGGTCAGTTGTTCTGGCTCGCCGGTAACGTGTTGATTGACCGGGGCAACGCGCAGAAGGCCCGTCAGTCGATGTTGACCACCACCCACACCCTGCAAAACGAAGACACCTCGATCTGGGTGTTTCCCGAAGGCACGCGCAACATGGGCGAGGAGTTGCTGCCGTTCAAGAAAGGTGCTTTCCAGATGGCTATCGCAGCAGGCGTGCCGATCGTGCCGGTGTGCGTCAGCAGTTACGTCAAACACATGCGATTGAACCGCTGGCGCAGTGGGAAAATTCTGATTCGCTCGTTGCCGGCGATTCCTACTGTGGGTTTGAGCCTCGATGACATGCCGATGCTGATTGCCCAATGCCGCGAACAGATGCGTGAATGCATCGCTTCAATGGACCGGCAACTGCAAACTGCTTGA
- a CDS encoding crotonase/enoyl-CoA hydratase family protein — MSELISYHLEDGIATLTLSNGKVNAISPDVISAFNAALDQAVTDRAVVIITGTPGILSGGYDLKVMTSGPKEAVALVTSGSTLARRLLSHPFPVIVACPGHAVAKGAFLLLSADYRIGVDGPFSIGLNEVQIGMTMHHAGIELARDRLRKSAFHRSVINGEMFNPQSAVDAGFLDVVVSAEELQGAALTAARQLKKINMTAHKNTKLKVRKALLDTLDNAIIQDQEHLG, encoded by the coding sequence ATGAGTGAGTTGATTTCCTACCATCTCGAAGACGGTATCGCGACCCTGACCTTGAGCAACGGCAAGGTCAATGCCATTTCTCCAGACGTGATTTCGGCGTTTAACGCTGCGCTGGATCAGGCCGTAACTGATCGCGCGGTGGTGATCATTACCGGTACGCCTGGGATTCTCTCGGGCGGGTACGATTTGAAAGTGATGACCTCCGGTCCTAAAGAGGCCGTGGCGCTGGTCACGTCCGGCTCGACGCTGGCCCGTCGCCTGTTGTCGCATCCGTTCCCGGTGATTGTGGCTTGCCCAGGTCATGCGGTGGCCAAGGGCGCGTTTCTGCTGTTGTCGGCCGACTACCGCATTGGTGTCGACGGCCCGTTCAGCATCGGTCTGAATGAAGTGCAGATCGGCATGACCATGCACCACGCCGGTATCGAGCTGGCCCGTGATCGCCTGCGCAAGTCGGCGTTCCACCGTTCGGTGATCAACGGCGAGATGTTTAACCCGCAGAGCGCGGTGGATGCCGGCTTCCTCGACGTGGTGGTTTCGGCCGAAGAACTTCAAGGTGCAGCACTGACGGCGGCGCGTCAGTTGAAGAAGATCAACATGACTGCACACAAGAACACCAAGCTGAAAGTCCGCAAAGCGTTGCTGGATACCCTGGACAACGCAATCATCCAGGATCAGGAGCATTTGGGTTAA
- a CDS encoding amidotransferase yields the protein MSLRICILETDNLRPELVDQYQGYGQMFKHLFSQQPIAAEFTIYNVVQGDYPSDDLTFDAYLVTGSKADSFGTDPWIETLRKYLLTRYERGDKLLGVCFGHQLLALLLGGKSERATQGWGVGTHSYKLAAKAPWMSPVREELTLLISHQDQVTALPENATVIASSDFCPFAAYHINDQVLCFQGHPEFIHDYSRALLEIRQQALGEQIYSKGIASLGSEHHGTTVAEWMMRFVAHKPETV from the coding sequence ATGTCGTTACGCATCTGCATTCTGGAAACCGACAACCTGCGTCCGGAATTGGTCGACCAATATCAGGGCTACGGGCAGATGTTCAAGCACCTGTTTTCGCAGCAACCCATCGCCGCTGAATTCACCATTTACAATGTCGTGCAGGGTGACTATCCAAGCGATGACCTGACCTTCGACGCCTATCTGGTCACCGGCAGCAAAGCCGATTCCTTCGGTACTGACCCGTGGATCGAAACCCTCAGGAAATACCTGCTGACCCGCTACGAGCGTGGCGACAAACTGTTGGGCGTGTGTTTCGGCCATCAGTTGCTGGCGCTATTGCTGGGCGGCAAGAGCGAGCGGGCGACCCAAGGCTGGGGCGTCGGCACTCACAGCTACAAACTCGCGGCCAAGGCGCCGTGGATGAGCCCGGTGCGCGAAGAGCTGACCCTGTTGATCAGCCACCAGGATCAGGTCACGGCGTTGCCGGAAAACGCCACGGTCATTGCCTCCAGTGATTTCTGTCCGTTCGCCGCGTACCACATCAACGATCAAGTTCTGTGCTTCCAGGGCCACCCGGAATTCATCCACGACTATTCCCGCGCCTTGCTGGAAATTCGCCAGCAAGCACTGGGTGAGCAGATCTACTCGAAAGGCATCGCCAGTCTGGGCAGTGAACACCACGGCACCACGGTGGCCGAGTGGATGATGCGGTTTGTGGCGCACAAGCCAGAAACCGTTTAA
- a CDS encoding AAA family ATPase: MYYDYRDLAAAATLKKIRKQVTGVALEDETFHLACAPVISYLVQNKKKLVHFDDDINQHVDDIIGFSRNAHLLTSDMMVNAVYPAVAKALINLPADEAKYLANYVWDILLSSQGKIDYRHCKIVAGFAGQFFSHLRNEVVDVFPNTAELSLGVLGPAPRKSFPMSAEIAQQHRAMIELKLTTNNIRPVFVDGLGAFHIYGSRAACLIDSPSQDASSTAHLDSLRSATSEDIYFQLSQVLGKQGKFILTRTNTGATSAQANQRWEKLQDHEKIESVVAFDSYYQGKARKFVIVVIDNTRAAADSTVYINVTANPALASLDAIERTILAASIYLMWLGVPVEPDKCTPRIATILNSQFKTGYRDVDGLCKRVSRREQTLRNTFRVSQHVDFGAADHNRIDVNGDEIVALIAAEKRRCTYVIGNNGAGKSLLLGDIANKLLKQKTRTVGITLSQSNRFPKVTDKNREHYQTCGSNYLSARSKFRKSEIILAALETIFRDQVKIDALIECLGLLKFRAQMYLAPRAHSKSERMAHESDAMIALSVDATENSIELDQIHLEIYTLALSKDTDDKEVKDNRYLLFTDLSSGEQNILLLLAHIIETAREDEHTIVLLDEPEVSLHVSWQQTLPRILNTLAERLSLSFVTATHAPVLITNAPKKDTPCYVLEAGKLIPIAPERRHSVETILVAGFNTYTPHNREVYERCAQLVAAVIKLQNKETTPPDFNFESALEQLKTLKSTMDSSDMDQQDSRFQRDLELINTARSAISSVQEEVASNG, from the coding sequence ATGTATTATGACTATCGGGATTTGGCCGCAGCTGCAACGCTGAAGAAGATTCGCAAACAAGTCACGGGTGTAGCACTTGAAGATGAAACATTTCATCTGGCCTGTGCACCCGTGATTTCGTACTTGGTGCAGAATAAAAAAAAGCTTGTGCACTTTGATGATGATATCAATCAACACGTTGATGATATTATCGGTTTCTCAAGAAACGCCCACCTGCTAACCAGCGACATGATGGTGAATGCTGTTTATCCGGCAGTGGCAAAAGCGCTCATCAACTTGCCAGCTGATGAGGCCAAGTATCTGGCCAACTATGTCTGGGATATCCTCCTTAGTAGTCAAGGGAAGATTGATTACCGCCACTGCAAAATAGTTGCAGGTTTTGCCGGTCAGTTTTTCTCACACCTTCGCAATGAAGTCGTTGATGTCTTCCCCAACACTGCAGAGCTTTCGCTTGGCGTGCTCGGACCCGCACCGCGAAAATCGTTTCCTATGTCTGCTGAGATCGCCCAGCAGCACAGAGCAATGATTGAACTGAAGCTTACGACCAACAACATTCGGCCTGTTTTTGTTGATGGGCTTGGGGCGTTCCATATCTACGGTTCACGGGCAGCCTGCCTGATTGACTCGCCGTCGCAAGACGCCTCGTCAACTGCGCATCTGGACTCGCTGCGCAGTGCCACTTCCGAAGACATTTACTTCCAGCTTTCTCAGGTGCTTGGCAAACAAGGAAAGTTTATTCTCACCCGCACCAACACAGGGGCAACCTCGGCCCAGGCCAATCAGAGATGGGAAAAACTCCAGGACCACGAGAAAATTGAAAGCGTTGTTGCCTTCGACAGTTACTACCAGGGCAAAGCCAGGAAATTCGTAATCGTCGTCATTGACAACACCCGCGCCGCCGCCGACAGCACGGTGTACATCAACGTCACCGCGAACCCGGCGCTCGCTTCACTCGATGCCATCGAGCGCACTATCCTCGCGGCGAGCATTTACCTGATGTGGTTGGGCGTGCCTGTCGAGCCTGACAAATGCACACCAAGGATTGCGACCATCCTCAATAGCCAATTCAAAACTGGCTACCGTGACGTCGACGGCTTGTGCAAGCGGGTATCACGCCGTGAGCAAACGTTGCGAAACACCTTTCGCGTTAGCCAACATGTCGATTTTGGTGCAGCAGACCACAACCGCATAGATGTGAATGGCGATGAGATCGTCGCCTTGATCGCTGCAGAAAAACGACGCTGCACCTATGTGATCGGCAACAACGGCGCCGGCAAAAGCCTGCTGCTCGGGGATATCGCAAACAAACTGCTGAAACAGAAAACCCGCACAGTCGGAATTACTCTGTCGCAATCCAATCGCTTTCCCAAGGTTACCGACAAAAACCGCGAGCACTACCAGACCTGCGGCAGCAACTACCTGAGCGCACGCTCGAAATTCAGAAAATCTGAAATCATCCTCGCCGCGCTCGAAACCATCTTCCGCGATCAAGTGAAGATAGACGCCTTGATCGAATGCCTGGGGCTTCTGAAGTTCAGGGCGCAGATGTACCTGGCGCCCCGCGCCCATTCCAAAAGTGAACGGATGGCACATGAAAGCGACGCAATGATCGCCTTGAGTGTTGACGCGACAGAAAACAGTATCGAGCTGGATCAGATCCATCTGGAGATTTACACCCTGGCACTGAGCAAGGACACAGACGACAAAGAGGTCAAAGACAACCGCTATCTGCTCTTCACCGACCTGAGCTCAGGCGAGCAGAATATCTTGCTACTACTTGCCCACATCATCGAGACGGCACGAGAGGATGAACACACCATCGTGCTGCTGGATGAACCCGAAGTCAGCCTGCACGTGAGCTGGCAACAGACACTGCCGAGGATCCTCAATACCCTCGCAGAACGGCTTTCGCTAAGCTTTGTCACAGCAACCCATGCGCCAGTGTTGATTACCAACGCGCCTAAGAAAGACACGCCCTGCTACGTACTTGAGGCCGGGAAATTAATCCCGATTGCGCCTGAGCGTCGCCATTCTGTGGAAACCATTCTGGTGGCTGGCTTCAACACTTACACACCGCATAACCGCGAAGTGTACGAGCGCTGTGCGCAGCTTGTTGCGGCGGTGATAAAGCTGCAAAACAAAGAGACGACGCCTCCAGACTTCAATTTCGAGAGTGCCCTCGAACAACTGAAGACATTGAAAAGCACCATGGACAGTTCTGACATGGACCAACAGGACAGCCGCTTCCAGCGCGACCTGGAGCTGATCAACACCGCGCGTTCCGCTATTTCCTCGGTCCAGGAAGAGGTGGCAAGCAATGGTTAG
- a CDS encoding GIY-YIG nuclease family protein yields the protein MSLEADEPIELESEDFIEGENLEKLAEDIGTLYVLGTNLYTANGVEIIKIGITTGSVDKRIAQLYTTGVPFRFRVISQFETTNYSKLEQALHCLFDRYRINKAREFFTDPCLGHIPDLIAIHQKIEQASFDRLTDDVSDSELTLSVAGEGGDGGMNQRP from the coding sequence ATGTCGTTAGAGGCCGATGAGCCTATCGAACTGGAGTCGGAAGATTTTATTGAGGGTGAAAATCTCGAAAAGTTGGCTGAGGATATCGGCACCCTTTATGTCCTCGGTACCAATCTGTACACGGCCAATGGTGTCGAGATCATCAAAATCGGAATCACTACGGGTTCTGTGGATAAGCGGATCGCTCAACTCTACACAACTGGAGTACCTTTCCGTTTTCGAGTTATTTCTCAGTTTGAGACCACCAACTACTCGAAGCTTGAACAGGCTCTGCACTGTCTATTTGATAGATATCGCATCAACAAGGCTCGTGAGTTTTTCACAGACCCTTGTCTTGGGCATATACCTGATCTGATCGCGATCCATCAGAAGATTGAACAGGCTAGCTTCGATCGGCTCACCGACGATGTCAGTGACTCAGAACTAACCCTAAGTGTTGCTGGCGAAGGAGGGGATGGAGGCATGAATCAACGACCGTGA
- a CDS encoding magnesium and cobalt transport protein CorA, whose amino-acid sequence MGRVVAAAVYSAGKKVTNITLDEGAAWAAKPGHFVWIGLEEPNAEELFNLQRQFNLHELAIEDALEKHSRPKLETFGDALFIVTYSPIREDGKLKFIETHIFAGNGYIITARNGHSASYAYVRQRCEARPLLLEHGEDFVLYAILDFVIENYQPMGEAIHAEIDELERNVMCGSLNERDIQKLHSLRRDVLRLRRFAAPMVEIGEELQKLSFPFIDKNMRPYFRDVQIHVTRQMEDLTTLADIASQTIEVGVLLEASRQSVVQRKFAAWAAILAFPTAVAGIYGMNFQNMPELTWHYGYFAVLGFITVGCVGLWASFKKSGWL is encoded by the coding sequence ATGGGTAGAGTTGTTGCTGCTGCGGTTTACAGCGCTGGAAAGAAAGTCACCAATATCACCCTCGACGAAGGCGCGGCCTGGGCGGCAAAGCCTGGTCACTTTGTCTGGATCGGCCTCGAAGAGCCGAACGCAGAGGAACTGTTCAATCTGCAACGACAGTTCAACCTGCATGAACTGGCCATCGAAGACGCCCTGGAAAAACACAGCCGGCCAAAGCTGGAAACCTTCGGCGATGCGCTGTTCATCGTCACGTATTCGCCAATACGCGAAGACGGCAAACTCAAGTTCATCGAGACCCATATTTTTGCCGGTAACGGCTACATCATTACCGCACGCAACGGTCATTCGGCGTCCTACGCCTACGTCCGCCAGCGTTGTGAGGCACGTCCGCTGTTGCTGGAGCACGGGGAAGATTTCGTACTCTATGCCATCCTCGATTTCGTGATCGAGAACTACCAGCCCATGGGTGAAGCGATCCACGCCGAAATCGACGAGCTGGAACGCAACGTCATGTGCGGCTCCCTGAACGAGCGCGACATTCAAAAACTCCACAGCCTGCGCCGCGATGTATTGCGCTTGCGCCGGTTTGCAGCGCCGATGGTGGAAATCGGCGAGGAACTGCAAAAGTTGAGCTTTCCGTTTATCGACAAGAACATGCGCCCGTATTTCCGCGACGTGCAGATTCATGTAACCCGGCAAATGGAAGACCTGACGACCCTGGCTGATATCGCCAGCCAGACCATTGAGGTCGGGGTGTTGCTGGAGGCGTCACGTCAGAGTGTGGTGCAGCGCAAATTTGCCGCGTGGGCGGCGATTCTGGCGTTTCCGACGGCGGTGGCGGGGATCTATGGGATGAACTTCCAGAACATGCCTGAGTTGACCTGGCATTACGGGTATTTCGCGGTGCTGGGATTTATTACGGTGGGCTGTGTGGGTTTGTGGGCAAGTTTCAAGAAGTCGGGTTGGCTTTAG